In Hermetia illucens chromosome 1, iHerIll2.2.curated.20191125, whole genome shotgun sequence, one genomic interval encodes:
- the LOC119647320 gene encoding casein kinase II subunit alpha: MTLPSAARVYTDVNAQKPDEYWDYENYVVDWGNQDDYQLVRKLGRGKYSEVFEAINITSNEKCVVKILKPVKKKKIKREIKILENLRGGTNIITLLAVVKDPVSRTPALIFEHVNNTDFKQLYQTLTDLEIRYYLFELLKALDYCHSMGIMHRDVKPHNVMIDHENRKLRLIDWGLAEFYHPGQEYNVRVASRYFKGPELLVDYQMYDYSLDMWSLGCMLASMIFRKEPFFHGHDNYDQLVRIAKVLGTEELYAYLDKYNIELDPRFHDILQRHSRKRWERFVHSDNQHLVSPEALDFLDKLLRYDHVERLTAREAMAHPYFLPIVNGQMNMLNSSSKTSNQ, encoded by the coding sequence ATGACTCTTCCCAGCGCGGCCCGCGTCTACACGGACGTGAATGCACAGAAGCCCGACGAGTACTGGGACTACGAGAACTACGTGGTGGACTGGGGCAATCAGGACGACTACCAGCTCGTGCGCAAGCTGGGCCGGGGCAAGTACAGTGAGGTGTTCGAGGCGATCAACATAACGAGCAACGAAAAGTGCGTGGTGAAGATCCTGAAGCcagtgaagaagaagaaaataaagcGCGAGATCAAGATCCTGGAGAACCTCCGGGGCGGCACCAACATCATCACATTGCTGGCGGTCGTGAAGGACCCCGTGTCGCGGACCCCGGCCCTCATCTTCGAGCACGTCAACAACACCGACTTCAAGCAGCTCTACCAGACCCTCACCGACCTGGAGATCCGCTACTACCTGTTTGAACTGCTCAAGGCGCTGGACTACTGCCACAGCATGGGCATCATGCATCGCGACGTGAAACCCCACAATGTGATGATCGACCACGAGAACCGCAAGCTGCGCCTCATCGACTGGGGGCTGGCCGAGTTCTACCACCCGGGACAGGAGTACAACGTGCGGGTCGCCTCGCGGTACTTCAAGGGCCCCGAGCTGCTCGTCGACTATCAGATGTACGACTATTCGCTGGACATGTGGTCGCTGGGCTGCATGCTGGCATCCATGATATTTCGCAAGGAGCCGTTCTTTCACGGCCACGACAACTACGATCAGCTAGTACGTATCGCCAAGGTGCTGGGCACCGAAGAACTCTACGCCTACCTAGACAAATATAATATAGAATTGGATCCACGATTCCACGACATTCTACAGAGGCATTCCCGCAAGCGATGGGAGCGGTTCGTGCACTCGGACAACCAGCACTTAGTGTCGCCGGAGGCCCTAGACTTCCTTGACAAACTGCTCCGCTACGACCACGTCGAGCGGCTCACGGCGCGCGAGGCGATGGCGCACCCGTATTTCCTGCCGATCGTCAACGGACAAATGAATATGCTGAATTCGTCGTCTAAAACTAGTAATCAATAA